The genome window CGGAAATCCAACTCGTCCACGCAAAGAGCTACCTCCACGGCGCACCCAATCGGACCGCTCTCATGGCGCACTTTTACACTCAGGATCTTCCTACGTCGATCACCAAGACGAATCTTGTTGTGGGCGGGCAAGATGTTTTGCTCTGGAGCGGGATTCAGGGGACGGTGGGGGTGCTGGTCCCGTTTGTGAGcagggaggatgtggatTTCTTCCAGAGCTTGGAGAGTCACATGAGGGCCGAGGATCCGCCGCTTGCCGGGAGGGATCATTTGATTTATCGGGGGTATTATGTGCCCGTCAAGGGGGTGATTGATGGGGATCTGTGCGAGAGGTTTGTGCTGTTGGCGAATGACAAGAAGCAGATGATTGCTGGGGAGCTGGACAGGAGCGTGAGGGAGATTGAGAGGAAGATTTCGGTGAGTTTCTTTTGTGAAGTCTGATGACGATTTGAGGATTGTGCTAACTGGTGATAGGACATCCGTACGAGGTCTGCATTCTAGTACACTGACTGGGGAATTAGAGATGTCTAtatggggggtgggggaacGTACCTATATGCGGAGACTTGTTTTGAGGTAGCCATAATGTCTGTCAGCACCAGCGTCAGAAAAACCAAAAGCGAGTTGCTTTTTTCGTTAAAGAGTCTGGAGTTGAGCAAGGGGCAGGCTTTAGGCGTTTGTGGTAGTGTAATTGAGCATGTTTACAAAGGCCTTTTAGTTGTGTGAGTATGCCTCAAACTTGCAAATGAGTGTGTGCTCTTTTCGAAAGATGTCAATCCAAGCCACCAACCATGCACGCCTTTAAGCCACTAAAATCTACCGTCGACTATGTGTACATATCCCTTCCCAAGTAACTTTACCCCTGTCTCATGCCATTCCCACCATAAATATATCCCCTTCATAtatccatcccatctcataCTCCAGATCTtacacccccctcaccccaccccatccccaggGGATACtacccccccaacaaaccccccaccaaccccctcaccaccttcctcttcccctgctTCATCacatcccccttcctcatcggattctccctttcccatcTAACATCATCGCTATATCTACGCACCGCCTCGTGAAAGTCATACCCCGCCCCCTCGAGGTAAGTGACCGCGATGTCATAGTCATGCTCCTTTGTGGCGACCATCCAACGACGTATCTTCCCTTTCCgggcctcttcctcctctccctcgtaGGGACGGGGGGAATGGGAGATTGCCCccttggggaggtgggaggctgGTATGAGGAGGGTGCGGCGGGCGTGGAGGAGTGAgtcggtggggagggagttgtaGGATCttaggagggagggggggaggttgtataacagggagagggaagggaTGCTGTcgtggggggtgaggaagtggaggatgtcttcttcttcttcttcttcctgaggagggggttgtttcAATTTGGGTACTGgtcgtgatgatgatgatgatgatgatgatgaaaggGGTGTGTAAGCTGGGGGAAGATGGAGGGAGGAATaagggggtggatgagtGTCGTCACTGGGAACAGGTGTGAGAGAGCGGGTGATGTTATtcggtgaagaagatgacgacAAAGATCTCCCTGAGCTTTGGCAGTAAGGACAGTAGGTTAGGAAACGGGGGTTTTTCTGTTGCACACAAAAGGGGGTTTATCGGTTagtctttcttttctgtcaCATAGAGAGTCCAATGCCAAGAATGAAgcggaagaaaaagaaatagcACACAGATATGCAGTCAGCGCAGATTACGCGGGCGCAACAGGTTAATcggtgatgctgctggtggagTAGTAGTTTCCGATCTCCGCCTGTGAGTTGTtggtcatcctcgtctttgTCGGATAGGGGCTGCTTTTCGGATGATAcgtcttgtggtggtggcggaggggaggagatggtggataAGAGGGTTGCGCATGTGCAGcaggcctcctcctcttgccgtcttccttctcctggACGTATCAATGTCATTTCTTGCGCAGAAAGAAAAGTTTGGTACAGGTGGTGGTTTCGACCGTGGGAAACAAAGGAGGCTGTGTCTAATATTCGCGGGTTGCCAGATCTGGAACCTTCGGATTCGTGGGATACTGAGAGAAGGCTAGGTTACGTtgcgggaaggggggggggatatgAAAAGGTTACGGAATAAGTGATGGAATTCAGGACATAACTCGCATCTATCAGAGAGGCACAGAAGGTTCGGGTGGTATTGGTGGCGGTTGACGTCTTTGAATGGCCGTGGGGGGCAAGGGTAGGTACCTCGAGGGACAACTGTTATCGATAAGCTGAGACACTCCTGCACAAGACCCCAGGCACCCAGCAACCTACCCCACTTTACCCCGCGGACATCTCGAACCTTGAATCTgaaaaaaagacatgaagaaaaaaaaagcggaATATCTCCGAACGTTTCCTTTCACCCTTTCCAGTGAGACGTCCCCATAATCCCAATATCATGGGGACATCCCGCATGGAGATGGGGGCATTGGGATCACCAGATCCGAGAAAATCCTAGCAAGCATCCTTTGTCAAAGCCCTACACAGTAAGTTTGTTGATGACAAGTCGACACCGCTTTGCGGGGTTCGGTCGAATCTGAGCCGtcaaaaaaaacaaaaaacatcGCTGTATTCGATGACTGGACGAGACGACGATCATTGGCCGCTGCGCGCGGCGGCCCGTCCAGGGTTAGAGCTCTTCCATGTGACTGGGTTGCCAATCGGCATTTTTACTGTGCAGTAGTTTTGTGTTCTCCTTCCATGGGCCCGGTGTGGACAGCGCCGAGACGCCAGCGGTGATGCGGTGAGATGGGGACATCATGCACCTATTCCTGAACGGGCCATTCAGCCATCCGGTTGGGCCCTGCCCTAGGGGGGAGGCTGGCCTGCTGGCTTGCTGGGCCTGACCAGGGCTTCCGTCTCTTTGGGATCTGTTGTTCCCCTCAAATTGCTTACGGCGGCTTgcgcgggggggaggaggggggaggagagggggaggcgCGTGGCTGTTTTTGTATCACGGCAACACGGCCTACTGTGTCCGGAAATCTATGGCTTTTTGTCCCATGTTGCAAGCTGGGGGATCTTAAgggggaagggttggggggcgaagaagaagggggctgCGGGGCTAGCCGCAAGGTGTCAGTGAAAAGCTCGGTGGGTCGGCTCTAGATTCCGTGTGTCCATGGATGTCGCAACTGCTTCTTCAGTCCCCTAGTCCCTGGTGGCTGGCACTTGAAACCTGGGAGCTTCGGGTATTTGAGGACAGGAGGTCCCGGCTCGCACGAGGGAGATGCTTTCGTCCCCGTTCCTGGGAAGCTCgttgctctctctctgctcTCTCTACACTCTGCTCTCTCTGCTCTCTCTGTTGCTCTCCCCGAACCCCAGGGTCCGCCAAGAGATATTCAAGAGAAAACCAGTTGCTAGTCAGCGAGAGCTAAGCTCCTTAGCTGAGTGCCAATCTGAACGTCACAAGCCATGGCGGTAAGTCTTCAGTTCTCCAAGTCGATATCGACTCTGTATGGGAATGTAGGGCTGATAACGGATGCAACCATGACCCCGCCAGGCCTCCTATCCTCAAATCGTCCTCTTTGGCGATTCTATCTTTCAGGGAGCTATCGACCTAGTAGACGGCTTCTCCTTCCACGCTGCCCTGCAATCAAGTTAGTAGCAATatctccttcttgagctgAGATTCTCAGGGCTAATAAGGTTGTCTTTTTCCCGCGTATCAGAAGTCAACCGTCGATATGATGTTATCAACCGCGGGCTCTCAGGCTACAACACATCAAATGCCCTGGCCGTCTTACCTCAGGTCTTCTCCCCGCCTGGTCCGGGCGTGCCGAAGATTGAGTGCCTGGTTTGTTGAGCTTGGATGAAACCCGTGTATGGCGCCTACTAATCACGAGCGGCCAGTTCATCCTCCTTGGGGCCAATGATGCTTGCGTCCCATTGCCCACAAACCACCAGCATGTTCCCCTCGACAAGTACAAGATCAACTTGAAGCGGATCATCACACATCCTACCATCACAGCCCACAAGCCCAAGAttttcctcatcaccccACCGCCCCTTGACCAGATCCGTATCACCGAGCTTGACCTCGCTTCCGGGCACCCTTCGGCGACAAGGCATGCCAAGATCAGCGCGTCATATTCAGAGGCTGCCAGACAAGTGGCCGCCGAGAACGCCGGTGTTACCCTGGTTGATCTCTGGAAGGCCATAATGGACActgccatcaagaagacGCCGTCCTTCAACCCTAACGGCCCACCTCTCGGGTATCCAGAGGGACAGCGTGGCTATCTAGAGCACCTCTTGCCAGACGGTCTCCACCTGAGCCCCGAGTCGTACCGCATCTTCTACGATCTTGTCAGCTCGTATATTGACTCAAACGATGAGAACAGAGTGCTTCCAGAGTGGAGACAGGCGCcgtggttggaggaggatggccATCTGaagggttgaggttgagattgCCGTTGTATCCTATCAATCCTGTCCCAGGTCTCAAATGGACAAGACCCTGGAAACGGCTGGGGGGTCCACCAGATAAAGTCTTGCCAAGACATTCTCGAATGGTACCTTGGCGTGGGTGGGTACCGTGTACATACCTTTAGGTACTTTCTTTGCTTTCAATCTCATCACACGTTATGTTTACCCGCAAACAAACAGTGCCGGCCTCTGGTGAAGAATCCAGTACAGAACCAAGCCGTAACTCAACCATGGCTACAGCAAACTGGACGGGATCCTGCGGAGAGAAAAGAACCATGCGTGCCGGGAGCATTAGGACAGTGTTGTCAAGTAACTCTACCTACTTTAGACTTCTTCAGCACAGACAGCTAGCTTAGTCATGGGCTGGAAATGGTTTAGggtccctcctcccttccaTCACTTTTTCAGACGCCGcagtttgttgttgtttaaGCCGACCcaacctccacaacctccactGATTGGACCTTGTTGGCCCTGACGGTGACTCTCTGAGCAAAGCAAATCAACTGTGTGTCCTGAACCACTGCCCTCTCTCAGCTGGCTGCCCTCTGCACCATCACCGAGCATCCCAGATCGAACATTGATTCCGACGGTACTTTTAATAAACCCAGAAGGGGTCCATTAATAATCACCAAACCACGACCACGGCCACGACCACGACCGACGGAAACACGCCCCCTGCATTCCCcaaccatccaccaccggcagTGCCTCTTTGTTTCGCGCGACAAGATCTGGCGGCGTACCTCGAAACACCACCTCATCGTTTCCTGCCTGGtgtttcctctctctctc of Podospora pseudopauciseta strain CBS 411.78 chromosome 7 map unlocalized CBS411.78m_7, whole genome shotgun sequence contains these proteins:
- a CDS encoding uncharacterized protein (EggNog:ENOG503P22Z; COG:I); the encoded protein is MAASYPQIVLFGDSIFQGAIDLVDGFSFHAALQSKVNRRYDVINRGLSGYNTSNALAVLPQVFSPPGPGVPKIECLQFILLGANDACVPLPTNHQHVPLDKYKINLKRIITHPTITAHKPKIFLITPPPLDQIRITELDLASGHPSATRHAKISASYSEAARQVAAENAGVTLVDLWKAIMDTAIKKTPSFNPNGPPLGYPEGQRGYLEHLLPDGLHLSPESYRIFYDLVSSYIDSNDENRVLPEWRQAPWLEEDGHLKG
- a CDS encoding uncharacterized protein (EggNog:ENOG503P1MZ); this encodes MTLIRPGEGRRQEEEACCTCATLLSTISSPPPPPQDVSSEKQPLSDKDEDDQQLTGGDRKLLLHQQHHRLTCCARVICADCISKNPRFLTYCPYCQSSGRSLSSSSSPNNITRSLTPVPSDDTHPPPYSSLHLPPAYTPLSSSSSSSSSRPVPKLKQPPPQEEEEEEDILHFLTPHDSIPSLSLLYNLPPSLLRSYNSLPTDSLLHARRTLLIPASHLPKGAISHSPRPYEGEEEEARKGKIRRWMVATKEHDYDIAVTYLEGAGYDFHEAVRRYSDDVRWERENPMRKGDVMKQGKRKVVRGLVGGLLGG